A window of Pectinophora gossypiella chromosome 12, ilPecGoss1.1, whole genome shotgun sequence contains these coding sequences:
- the LOC126371377 gene encoding uncharacterized protein LOC126371377 — MSSEEYDDSLKYDASVTTNNNINNVSISATLDRPEVITKCLTSEPHRAQHRNEIPCCSNASTVSVIVDETSRLLDTCDGKVNEGISEFIVIDLTCDVKNFDSGDDIDVGTNCAVECDNLSIDNLESSQSLVPVNHELVRSDSQKLVSLSLSILLAALLQAMRCFAQFLEDIVVPQR, encoded by the coding sequence ATGTCATCCGAAGAATACGACGACTCCCTGAAATACGACGCGAGTGttactactaataataatattaataatgtaagtataagTGCAACTTTAGACAGACCCGAAGTAATAACTAAGTGCCTAACCAGTGAACCTCATCGTGCTCAGCACAGGAATGAGATTCCATGTTGTTCGAATGCTAGTACTGTAAGTGTTATAGTAGACGAGACCTCCAGGCTGCTGGACACTTGTGATGGAAAGGTTAATGAAGGAATCTCTGAATTTATTGTGATAGATCTGACATGTGATGTCAAAAATTTTGATTCGGGCGATGACATCGATGTCGGTACAAATTGTGCTGTAGAATGTGATAATTTAAGTATAGATAATTTAGAATCGAGCCAAAGTTTAGTTCCTGTGAATCATGAGCTCGTGAGATCGGACAGTCAGAAGCTGGTGAGTCTCTCGCTGTCGATCCTCCTCGCCGCTTTGCTGCAAGCAATGCGCTGTTTCGCCCAGTTCTTAGAAGATATCGTAGTTCCACAacgataa
- the LOC126371368 gene encoding MIF-like protein mif-2: MPILKIVTNLPKANIPKDFVDKIIPTLAKSVNKPESKFICVITSDANMCMFGNSSTPGVVASLESIGNLGVDKNHLISKELSQFIEKELGVQPNRFLVTFYDLEAHNVGVAGTTVNNIGK, encoded by the exons ATGCCGATCTTGAAGATTGTTACTAACCTGCCGAAGGCTAACATCCCGAAAGACTTTGTGGATAAAATTATACCAACACTCGCTAAGTCCGTGAATAAACCAGAATCa aAATTCATATGCGTGATAACCAGTGATGCAAACATGTGTATGTTTGGAAACTCTTCGACGCCTGGCGTTGTGGCATCGCTGGAGTCCATCGGGAATCTTGGTGTTGACAAAAATCATCTCATCTCTAAGGAATTGTCTCAATTTATCGAGAAAGAGCTTGGAGTCCAACCTAATAG atttctCGTGACATTCTATGATTTGGAAGCTCATAACGTTGGCGTCGCCGGCACGACCGTGAATAATATCGGAAAATAA
- the LOC126371318 gene encoding uncharacterized protein LOC126371318, with protein MLIFKCALIILPSTYILSLCFQVAKETDLLDTGLAFLYIASGVIAGKIIYDRYQQVHILGSLTPNPNVTSFANRIATCSASFLSVGFLVYFFLFLFKVDDHCMTALSIFICGFSTLYIWMQCIITTYISTLYYDQQLTALRQCLANVSFLLLIIMAIFGIVTSFLPRSASAIYICFVVTSLCSYMLAAIFCVFILSFEKEYQYFAEGLRSEMLLDDDCSLSNESFSDVEGLFGAQEVISSTKVIKGVIKCAKTS; from the exons ATGTTGATATTCAAGTGCGCACTTATTATTTTACCATCAACCTACATTTTATC ACTTTGCTTCCAAGTTGCGAAAGAGACAGATTTGCTGGATACTGGCCTCGCTTTTTTGTATATTGCCAGTGGAGTAATTG ctGGGAAAATTATCTACGACAGATACCAGCAGGTTCATATACTAGGCTCACTAACACCCAACCCCAATGTGACCTCCTTTGCAAACAGGATAGCCACTTGTTCTGCCTCATTCCTCTCTGTGGGCTTCCTAGTATACTTCTTCCTCTTCTTATTTAAG GTGGATGACCATTGTATGACAGCACTCAGTATTTTTATATGCGGATTTAGCACATTATACATATGGATGCAG TGCATCATCACGACGTATATCTCAACGCTGTACTACGACCAGCAACTGACAGCTCTTCGTCAATGTCTTGCCAACGTGAGCTTCCTACTTCTAATTATTATGGCGATATTTGGAATCGTCACCTCATTTTTACCTAGGA gTGCCAGTGCAATTTACATCTGCTTCGTCGTCACATCCCTTTGCAGTTATATGCTGGCCGCAATTTTCTGCGTATTTATACTGTCCTTTGAAAAGGAGTACCAATATTTTGCAgag GGTTTACGTTCAGAAATGTTACTAGACGACGATTGTTCGCTGAGTAACGAGTCATTCTCGGACGTGGAAGGCTTGTTCGGGGCCCAAGAAGTAATCTCCAGTACAAAGGTCATAAAGGGTGTCATAAAGTGCGCGAAGACCTCCTGA